Within Halarchaeum grantii, the genomic segment ACCGCGCGCCGGCAAACGCTCGACCGCTGCGGGAAACCGCGTGTTTCGTCGCTTGCGTAGAACGCGCCGCGTTCCGCGGACGAAAGCGCGGTAGGCCCCTCGGGGGGTCGCCGCCTCGCGCCGGTCGGCGCGAGCGGATATCGGGGCGGCTATCGTTCCGTCCCGCTTCCCGTTCTCTTGCAATTTTTCACGCCGCGTAGCGGCGGCTCGGCCGAGACCGGCGGGTCGCGGACGGGCGGTCGCCTAGAAGGGTGCGTCGGGCGTCCCGTCCGGGGCCGGCCCCTCGTCCGCCTCGCGCGCGGCCGTCTCGAGGCCCCACTCCCACGCGGTCAGTCCGCCCGCCATGCTCTCGACGGTGGCGTCCTCGTCGATGCCCTCGTAGGACGCGATGAGGTTCGCGGCCTGCACGCTCGACTGGCCGTGCGGGCAGACCGTGACGACGCGCTCCGCGCCCGCGAAGCGCTCGACGTCCCGCGTGAGGCGCGGGAAGGGGACGTTCTCGCTCCCGGGGATGTGGCCCTGCGCGTACGCGCCCTCGGGCCGGATGTCGACGACGCGGACCGCCGCGTCGTCATCGAGGAGCGCCTTCACGTCCGCAGGCGTGATCTCTCCGTCCATACCTCGATGGTGCGCGCCGGCGCGGATAAACGGCGCGGTCAGGGCAGGTAGCCGTCGGCGGCCGCGAGCAACACGCCCTCGAGCGTCGCGTCGTTCGCGCGCCCCTCGCGCACCGTCTCGACGACGTCGGCGGCGGGGACGCGTCGCACCTCGATGAACTCGTTGTCGTCGAGGTCGCGTTCGCCGGCGGTGAGGCCCTCCGCGACGACGATGCCCCGGTCGTGGCGGAGGACGCCGGTCGTGCACGCCACCTCCTGAACGAGCGTGTACTCGTCGGCGACGTACCCCGTCTCCTCGCGGAGTTCGCGGCGCGCCGCCGCCTCGTAGCCCTCGCCCGCCTCGACGATGCCGGCGACGAGTTCGAGACAGCGCTCGCGAATCACCGGCCGATACTGCTCGACGAAGACCACGTCGTCGCCGTCGACGGCGAGCACGACCACGGCGTCCGGGAGGTCCGCCCAGTAGTAGTCCTTCTCCGTCCCGTTCGGCTGCTCGACGCGGTCGTAGCCCCCCGCGTACCAGCCGGTCTCGTACTCGGTCGCGCTCTCGACGACGCGCCACGACTCGGAGTCGTCCATACGTCGCGTCGGCGTCGCCGGGCGAAAAGCCTCCCGCTCGCCTCAGACGACCTCGCTGTAGAACTTCCCGTGCGCGATGCGCCGCAGCGTCCCCACCGCCGCCTCGGGTTCGTTCTGGTAGGTCGCCGCGACCACCGCGTCCTCGAACGGGACGACGTGCCAGACCGCGTTCTCGACCTCCGTGCTGCCGTTCTCGTAGACGTCGAGGTCGGGGTGGGCCTCGCAGAAGGACTCGAACTCCGCGTAGGTGCCGACCGAGACTTCGAGGAGCGACGCGAAGAGCGCGTCGCGCGCCGTCTCCACGACGTCGCTCGTCACGCGCTCGCGGTACTCCTCGCGGTCGAACTCCATCGCCTTCGCCGTTTCTCGAGTGACGGTCTGCGCGGCCGGCCCGAGCTCGCGATACTGGTCGGCCGCCTCCTCGGGCGTCTCCGGCGCGAGGAATCCACGCTCGTCCATGCCCGGCGAAGGCGCGCCACGCCCTACTCGGTTTCGCCTTCGGCGTCGTCGGCCGCGTCGCCGTCGTCCGCGGACTCGGCCGGCGACTCCGCCGAGTCGCCGCCCTGCTCGCGCGTCGCGTTCGCTCCCGCTCGCTCTCCCCGCGATGCCTCCGTTCCGTCGGCATCGCGCTGCATCTCCTGAGTCATCTCGGCGGCGTCCTCGAGGATGCGCTGTGCCTCCCCGCCGAGCGCGCCCGCGCCGCTCGTGTCGACGGCGGGCCCGTTCGACCCGTGGCCGTGGTCGTGCGCGTGGCCCTCGACGGGTTCGGTCTCCACCTCGAACTCGACCGTCTCCGCGTGCTCGGTGACGCGCGGCGCGAGGTCGTCGGTGCCGCCTTCCTCCCAGCCGGCGGCGTGCTCGTCCAGCCACGCCTCGTGGTCGCTCGCGCCCGTCACCGCCGCGAACGCGAGGTGGTCCGCGAGGTGCTCGGCGTCGGGGACGTGCTCGTCACAGACCGGACACGCGTAGCCCATACCGGGCACCTAGGTGCGG encodes:
- a CDS encoding rhodanese-like domain-containing protein; amino-acid sequence: MDGEITPADVKALLDDDAAVRVVDIRPEGAYAQGHIPGSENVPFPRLTRDVERFAGAERVVTVCPHGQSSVQAANLIASYEGIDEDATVESMAGGLTAWEWGLETAAREADEGPAPDGTPDAPF
- a CDS encoding NUDIX hydrolase — encoded protein: MDDSESWRVVESATEYETGWYAGGYDRVEQPNGTEKDYYWADLPDAVVVLAVDGDDVVFVEQYRPVIRERCLELVAGIVEAGEGYEAAARRELREETGYVADEYTLVQEVACTTGVLRHDRGIVVAEGLTAGERDLDDNEFIEVRRVPAADVVETVREGRANDATLEGVLLAAADGYLP
- a CDS encoding DUF5809 family protein gives rise to the protein MDERGFLAPETPEEAADQYRELGPAAQTVTRETAKAMEFDREEYRERVTSDVVETARDALFASLLEVSVGTYAEFESFCEAHPDLDVYENGSTEVENAVWHVVPFEDAVVAATYQNEPEAAVGTLRRIAHGKFYSEVV
- a CDS encoding DUF5810 domain-containing protein, coding for MGYACPVCDEHVPDAEHLADHLAFAAVTGASDHEAWLDEHAAGWEEGGTDDLAPRVTEHAETVEFEVETEPVEGHAHDHGHGSNGPAVDTSGAGALGGEAQRILEDAAEMTQEMQRDADGTEASRGERAGANATREQGGDSAESPAESADDGDAADDAEGETE